A portion of the Bactrocera neohumeralis isolate Rockhampton chromosome 2, APGP_CSIRO_Bneo_wtdbg2-racon-allhic-juicebox.fasta_v2, whole genome shotgun sequence genome contains these proteins:
- the LOC126762919 gene encoding globin CTT-VIIB-3-like, with protein MGFSAQEIVDIKESWEVPKANLTDSGAAILVHFVTKYPDNLMHFPFKDVPIVDLNKNERFRSHVTKIMKVFDNSVNVLGADEAQITQIWQDLAKSHVKRQIPEKSYLELRDSILTVLSEAAKLTDAQKAAWHKMLDHVYAILFQKMSELGA; from the exons ATGGGTTTCTCTGCTCAGGAAATTGTTGATATCAAGGAAAGCTGGGAAGTGCCAAAAGCTAACCTCACTGACTCCGGTGCGGCTATACTAGTGCATTTTGTCACCAAATATCCCGACAATTTGATGCATTTCCCCTTCAAGGATGTACCAATCGTTGATTTGAAT aAAAATGAACGTTTCCGTTCACATGTAACGAAGATCATGAAAGTCTTCGACAATTCCGTCAATGTGCTCGGTGCCGATGAAGCGCAGATAACACAGATCTGGCAAGATTTAGCTAAGTCTCACGTTAAACGTCAGATACCGGAAAAATCCTACTTGGAGTTGAGGGATTCCATTTTGACGGTTCTAAGCGAAGCGGCGAAATTGACCGACGCACAAAAGGCGGCTTGGCACAAAATGTTAGATCATGTATATGcgattttatttcagaaaatgtCCGAGTTGGGTGCTTAA
- the LOC126762899 gene encoding cytoglobin-1-like, with the protein MALNAEDIAEIKKTWAIPVATPTDSGAAILIRFFTKYPSNLEKFPFRDVPIAELNNSARFRAHCGRIIKTFDQSISQLEEEGGLQKIQEIWQGIASSHVQRHNIAKPSYFELREAIVEVLSEACNLNERQAEAWNKLLDIVYDIIFKKYDDLGAQ; encoded by the exons atggcaTTGAACGCTGAGGATATTGCTGAGATCAAGAAGACCTGGGCCATACCAGTTGCTACGCCAACTGATTCCGGTGCGGCGATTTTGATCAGATTCTTCACAAAATATCCGTCCAATTTGGAGAAATTCCCATTCCGAGATGTGCCAATTGCGGAATTGAAT AACAGCGCACGTTTCCGTGCTCACTGTGGTCGCATTATCAAGACTTTCGATCAGTCAATCAGCCAGCTGGAGGAAGAGGGTGGTCTGCAAAAGATTCAAGAAATCTGGCAGGGAATTGCCAGTTCACATGTGCAACGCCATAACATTGCCAAGCCATCATACTTT GAACTGCGCGAAGCCATTGTGGAGGTGCTGAGCGAAGCGTGTAATTTGAATGAGCGTCAAGCGGAAGCCTGGAACAAATTGCTTGACATCGTCTATGACATCATCTTCAAGAAGTACGATGACTTGGGCGCCCAATAA